The proteins below are encoded in one region of Roseovarius bejariae:
- a CDS encoding AMP-binding protein codes for MGWMRDETGLEKNAANFVPLTPLSHLQRAVRLYPDQEAIVYRSIRRTYSEYHERCTRLASGLMKLGVAPGDVVATVLPNLPAHAEAHFGVPACGAVLNAINTRLEADTISYILDHGEAKVVLVDPQFLPVVADAIEQMEGPPPTVIEVADDEAGVHAHGHYTEYENLLASGDPDFEWIMPEDEWESLALNYTSGTTGRPKGVVYHHRGAYLMTMGTAVTWPMPRYAKYLTIVPLFHCNNWNHTWMMPMLGGTIICCRDITAKAIYDAIADEGVTHFGAAPIVLNTIVNAKDDERRAFDHIVEVFTAGAPPPAATLRAIEPLGFHVTQVYGLTETYGHVTECIWQAQWDDLPDEERYTIKARTGVSMPMAGDITAMDPETMEQTPMDSTQQGEIMIRGNTVMKGYLKNPRATAKSFAGGYFHSGDIAIQHPDGYLQIADRAKDIIISGGENISSVEVEGVLMMHQAVLLCAVVAKPDEKWGEVPCAFVEVKDGAETNEADLIAFARERLAGFKTPKAVVFQELPKTSTGKIQKFELRTMAREM; via the coding sequence ATGGGTTGGATGCGGGACGAGACCGGACTGGAGAAGAACGCGGCGAATTTCGTGCCGTTGACTCCGCTGTCACATCTGCAACGCGCCGTGCGGCTTTACCCTGATCAAGAGGCCATTGTTTATCGCTCCATCCGTCGCACCTATTCGGAATACCATGAACGCTGCACCCGTCTGGCCTCGGGGCTGATGAAACTGGGCGTTGCACCGGGTGACGTGGTGGCGACGGTTCTGCCCAATCTGCCCGCCCATGCCGAGGCGCATTTCGGTGTGCCCGCCTGTGGGGCCGTTCTGAATGCCATCAACACGCGGCTGGAGGCCGATACGATTTCCTATATCCTCGATCATGGTGAGGCCAAGGTCGTGTTGGTCGATCCGCAGTTCCTGCCGGTTGTCGCGGACGCCATCGAACAGATGGAGGGCCCGCCCCCCACGGTGATCGAGGTCGCCGATGACGAGGCCGGTGTCCATGCCCATGGGCATTACACCGAGTACGAAAACCTGCTGGCCTCGGGCGATCCCGATTTTGAATGGATCATGCCGGAAGACGAGTGGGAAAGCCTTGCATTGAACTATACCTCTGGCACGACGGGGCGGCCCAAGGGCGTGGTGTATCACCATCGCGGCGCGTACCTAATGACCATGGGGACAGCGGTGACATGGCCGATGCCGCGTTATGCCAAGTACCTGACAATCGTCCCTCTTTTTCACTGCAACAACTGGAACCACACATGGATGATGCCCATGCTGGGCGGCACGATCATCTGCTGCCGGGACATCACCGCAAAGGCGATTTACGATGCCATTGCCGATGAGGGCGTCACCCATTTCGGTGCCGCGCCCATTGTTCTGAACACCATCGTCAACGCCAAGGACGACGAGCGGCGGGCCTTCGATCATATCGTCGAAGTCTTCACCGCCGGGGCTCCGCCGCCCGCGGCCACCCTGCGCGCGATCGAACCCTTGGGGTTCCATGTCACGCAAGTCTATGGCCTGACCGAGACCTATGGCCACGTGACCGAGTGCATCTGGCAAGCGCAATGGGATGACCTGCCGGACGAGGAACGCTACACCATCAAGGCACGCACTGGTGTCAGTATGCCCATGGCCGGTGACATCACCGCGATGGACCCTGAAACCATGGAGCAAACGCCCATGGACAGCACCCAGCAAGGCGAGATCATGATCCGCGGCAACACGGTGATGAAGGGGTATCTGAAGAATCCCAGGGCCACGGCAAAAAGCTTTGCCGGGGGGTATTTCCATTCCGGTGACATCGCCATTCAGCACCCGGATGGCTACCTGCAAATCGCGGATCGGGCCAAGGATATCATCATCTCGGGCGGGGAGAACATCAGCTCGGTCGAGGTGGAAGGTGTCCTGATGATGCATCAGGCGGTGCTGCTATGTGCCGTCGTGGCCAAGCCGGATGAGAAGTGGGGCGAGGTTCCTTGCGCCTTTGTCGAGGTCAAGGACGGGGCCGAGACCAATGAGGCGGACCTGATCGCCTTTGCCCGTGAACGGCTGGCCGGATTCAAGACGCCCAAGGCTGTTGTCTTTCAGGAGCTTCCGAAAACATCGACCGGCAAGATCCAGAAATTCGAACTGCGGACGATGGCGCGGGAGATGTAG
- a CDS encoding NADP-dependent malic enzyme, translating to MTDSHKETLRQAALAYHEYPKPGKLEIRATKPLANGRDLSRAYSPGVAEACLEIKEDEKNASRYTARGNLVAVVTNGSAVLGLGNIGALASKPVMEGKAVLFKKFADIDCFDIEVDETDPEKLADIVCALGPTFGAINLEDIKAPDCFIVEKLCRERMNIPVFHDDQHGTAIVVGAAATNALHVAGKRFEDIKIVSTGGGAAGIACLNLLLKLGVKRENVWLCDIHGLVYKGREEDMNPQKAAFAQDSDLRTLDEVIDGADMFLGLSGPNVLKPGHVEKMTDRPIVFALANPTPEIMPDEARSVAPEAIIATGRSDFPNQVNNVLCFPFIFRGALDVGATEINDQMQIACVEGIAELARATTSAEAAAAYKGEQLTFGADYLIPKPFDPRLSGVVSSAVAKAAMETGVATRPVEDLKAYKEDLDASVFKSALLMRPVFEAAATASRRIVFAEGEDERVLRAAQAILEETTETPILIGRPSVIDRRCERMGLEIRPGRDFNIVNPEDDPRYRDYWGSYHDIMKRRGVTPDLAKAIMRTNSTAIGAVMVHRDEADSLICGTFGEYRWHLNYVTQVLGTAEHRPHGALSMMILEDGPLFIADTHVHSLPTPEQLAETAIGAARHVRRFGLTPNVALCSQSQFGNQAEGSGKRLRAAIDLLDAEPRDFAYEGEMNVDAALDPDLRGRLLPGNRMEGSANILIFAHADAASGVRNILKMKAGGLEVGPILMGMGNRAHVVTPGITARGLLNMAAIAGTPVAHYG from the coding sequence ATGACTGACAGCCACAAGGAAACCCTGCGCCAGGCGGCGCTGGCCTATCATGAGTATCCGAAGCCCGGGAAACTGGAAATCCGCGCCACCAAGCCCCTTGCCAATGGTCGCGACCTGAGCCGCGCCTATAGCCCCGGGGTGGCCGAAGCCTGCCTTGAAATCAAGGAGGATGAGAAAAACGCCAGCCGCTACACCGCGCGCGGCAACCTTGTGGCGGTTGTCACCAACGGCAGCGCGGTCCTTGGCCTTGGCAATATTGGCGCGCTTGCCAGCAAACCGGTGATGGAAGGCAAGGCCGTTCTGTTCAAGAAATTCGCCGATATCGACTGTTTCGATATCGAGGTGGATGAAACGGATCCTGAAAAACTGGCCGATATCGTCTGCGCGCTCGGGCCGACCTTCGGCGCGATCAACCTTGAAGACATCAAGGCGCCCGATTGCTTCATCGTTGAAAAACTCTGCCGAGAGCGGATGAACATCCCCGTCTTTCACGACGATCAGCACGGCACGGCGATCGTCGTGGGGGCGGCGGCCACCAATGCCCTGCATGTGGCGGGCAAACGGTTCGAGGATATCAAGATCGTCAGCACCGGCGGCGGCGCCGCGGGGATTGCCTGCCTCAACCTGCTGCTGAAGCTGGGGGTGAAACGCGAGAATGTCTGGCTGTGCGATATTCACGGGCTGGTCTACAAGGGCCGCGAAGAGGATATGAACCCGCAAAAGGCCGCCTTTGCGCAGGATAGCGATTTGCGCACGCTGGACGAGGTGATCGACGGGGCCGACATGTTCCTTGGGCTGTCGGGGCCGAATGTCCTGAAGCCCGGGCATGTGGAGAAGATGACGGACCGCCCGATTGTCTTTGCCCTTGCCAACCCCACACCCGAGATCATGCCGGACGAGGCGCGCAGCGTGGCCCCCGAGGCGATCATCGCCACCGGGCGCAGCGATTTTCCCAATCAGGTCAATAACGTCCTATGCTTCCCTTTCATCTTCCGGGGCGCTTTGGATGTCGGCGCGACCGAGATCAACGACCAGATGCAGATTGCCTGTGTCGAGGGGATTGCCGAACTGGCCCGCGCCACCACGAGCGCCGAGGCGGCGGCAGCCTATAAGGGGGAACAACTGACCTTCGGGGCGGATTACCTGATCCCCAAACCCTTTGACCCGCGGCTTTCGGGCGTTGTTTCAAGCGCCGTGGCCAAGGCCGCGATGGAAACCGGCGTGGCCACCCGGCCCGTTGAGGATTTGAAAGCCTACAAGGAGGATCTGGATGCCAGCGTGTTCAAATCCGCCCTGTTGATGCGCCCGGTGTTCGAGGCGGCGGCGACAGCCTCGCGCCGGATCGTCTTTGCCGAGGGCGAGGACGAACGCGTTTTGCGGGCCGCACAGGCGATTCTGGAGGAAACCACCGAGACGCCCATCCTGATCGGGCGACCCTCGGTCATCGACCGGCGGTGTGAACGGATGGGTCTGGAAATTCGCCCCGGACGGGATTTCAACATCGTCAACCCCGAGGACGACCCCCGCTATCGCGATTACTGGGGCAGCTATCATGACATCATGAAGCGCCGGGGCGTGACACCCGACCTGGCCAAGGCGATCATGCGCACGAACTCCACCGCCATCGGTGCCGTGATGGTGCATCGCGATGAGGCCGACAGCCTGATATGCGGCACCTTCGGCGAGTATCGTTGGCATCTGAACTATGTCACGCAGGTTCTGGGCACGGCCGAGCATCGCCCGCACGGGGCACTGTCGATGATGATCCTTGAGGATGGGCCCTTGTTCATTGCCGATACGCATGTGCATTCCCTGCCCACCCCCGAACAACTGGCCGAAACGGCAATCGGCGCGGCGCGGCATGTGCGACGCTTTGGATTGACACCCAATGTGGCGCTCTGTTCGCAATCGCAGTTCGGCAATCAGGCCGAAGGGTCGGGTAAGCGCCTGCGCGCCGCGATCGACCTTCTGGACGCGGAGCCGCGTGATTTTGCCTATGAGGGCGAGATGAACGTGGATGCGGCGCTTGATCCCGATCTGCGGGGGCGGCTGCTTCCGGGGAACCGGATGGAGGGGTCGGCGAATATCCTGATTTTCGCCCATGCCGATGCGGCCAGCGGGGTGCGCAATATCCTCAAGATGAAGGCTGGTGGGCTGGAGGTGGGGCCGATCCTGATGGGGATGGGAAACCGCGCCCACGTGGTCACCCCCGGCATCACCGCACGCGGCTTGTTGAACATGGCGGCGATCGCCGGAACACCGGTGGCGCATTACGGATAG
- a CDS encoding cytidine deaminase, which yields MKCRMKRSHLMELMNAARSVRDNAHAPYSGFRVGAALRAGSGRIYTGCNVENASYPEGTCAETGALAALVAAGETEIIEAAIIADSPTPITPCGGCRQRLAEFGAGEIRVHMGTLDGRSETMTLAALLPGAFSSQQFKKD from the coding sequence CTGAAATGCCGCATGAAACGGAGTCACCTGATGGAGCTTATGAACGCCGCACGTAGCGTACGCGACAATGCTCATGCCCCCTATTCGGGTTTCCGTGTCGGGGCCGCCTTGCGCGCGGGCTCGGGGCGTATCTATACCGGGTGCAATGTTGAAAACGCCTCGTACCCCGAAGGCACATGCGCCGAGACAGGGGCACTTGCCGCCCTTGTCGCGGCGGGAGAGACAGAGATTATCGAGGCTGCAATCATCGCCGATAGTCCCACCCCAATCACACCCTGCGGCGGTTGCCGGCAAAGACTGGCCGAGTTCGGGGCAGGGGAGATACGCGTTCATATGGGAACACTCGATGGACGGTCTGAAACCATGACCCTTGCTGCGCTCCTGCCAGGGGCCTTTTCGTCACAGCAGTTCAAGAAAGACTAA
- the prpE gene encoding propionate-CoA ligase PrpE, with protein MAYSDVYESWKQNPEGFWMEAAQAIDWDKAPSKALFDLGDDLYEWFSDGMVNTCWNAVDRHVENGRGAQAAIIHDSPVTGTKHKISYAQLRSRVARLAGALRAKGVEKGDRVIIYMPMVPEALEAMLACARIGAVHSVVFGGFAAHELAVRIDDCAPKCIIAASCGIEPGRVVHYKPLLDGAIEEAKHKPEFCVIFQREEEVAHLEEGRDYDWHGFQYGVEPAECVPVEGNHPAYILYTSGTTGAPKGVVRHTAGHMVALNWTMKNIYNVDPGDVFWAASDVGWVVGHSYICYGPLIHGNTTIVFEGKPVGTPDAGTFWRVISEHNVRSFFTAPTAFRAIKRDDPKGELIKNYDISNLRALYLAGERADPDTIEWAQDVMGVPVYDHWWQTETGWTIAGNPAGIEALPVKIGSPTVAMPGYDVQILDEGGHEMPAGELGAIAVKLPLPPGTLPTLWNAEERFRKSYLNTFPGYYETGDAGMKDEDGYLWIMARTDDVINVAGHRLSTGGMEEVLAAHPDVAECAVIGVSDQLKGQMPVGFLCLTKGVNRDHAEIVQECVKMVRDQIGPVAAFKLAVVVDRLPKTRSGKILRAIMVKIADGAEYKMPATIDDHAILDEIKDALQTIGYAK; from the coding sequence ATGGCATACAGTGACGTCTATGAAAGCTGGAAACAGAATCCCGAAGGATTCTGGATGGAAGCCGCACAAGCCATCGACTGGGACAAGGCCCCAAGCAAGGCGTTGTTCGATCTGGGCGATGATCTTTATGAATGGTTCAGCGACGGCATGGTAAACACCTGCTGGAACGCCGTGGATCGCCACGTGGAAAACGGGCGCGGCGCGCAGGCGGCGATCATCCACGACAGCCCGGTGACCGGCACCAAGCACAAGATCAGCTATGCGCAACTTCGTTCGCGCGTGGCGCGGCTGGCCGGTGCGCTACGCGCGAAGGGCGTGGAAAAGGGCGATCGTGTCATCATCTACATGCCGATGGTTCCCGAGGCGCTTGAGGCAATGCTGGCCTGTGCGCGGATCGGGGCGGTGCATTCCGTGGTGTTCGGCGGCTTCGCGGCGCATGAACTGGCGGTACGGATCGACGATTGCGCGCCGAAGTGCATCATCGCCGCCTCCTGCGGGATCGAGCCGGGCCGCGTGGTGCATTACAAGCCGCTTCTGGATGGGGCCATCGAAGAAGCGAAGCACAAGCCCGAGTTCTGCGTGATCTTCCAACGCGAAGAAGAGGTGGCCCACCTGGAAGAAGGCCGGGATTATGACTGGCACGGGTTCCAGTATGGTGTCGAACCTGCCGAGTGCGTCCCGGTCGAGGGCAACCACCCTGCCTATATCCTTTATACCTCGGGGACGACGGGTGCGCCCAAAGGCGTTGTGCGGCATACAGCCGGCCACATGGTTGCGCTGAACTGGACCATGAAGAACATCTATAACGTCGATCCGGGCGATGTGTTCTGGGCCGCGTCGGATGTGGGTTGGGTCGTTGGGCACAGCTATATCTGCTATGGGCCGCTCATTCACGGGAACACGACGATCGTCTTCGAGGGCAAGCCCGTTGGCACCCCCGATGCCGGAACATTCTGGCGCGTCATTTCCGAGCATAACGTGCGGAGCTTTTTTACCGCACCCACCGCCTTCCGCGCGATCAAGCGGGACGACCCCAAGGGCGAGTTGATCAAGAATTACGACATCTCGAACCTGCGGGCGCTGTACCTTGCAGGCGAACGCGCCGACCCGGATACCATCGAATGGGCGCAGGACGTGATGGGCGTGCCGGTCTATGACCATTGGTGGCAGACCGAGACCGGCTGGACCATCGCGGGCAACCCTGCGGGGATCGAGGCGCTGCCGGTCAAGATCGGGTCGCCCACCGTGGCGATGCCGGGCTATGACGTGCAGATTCTGGATGAGGGCGGGCACGAGATGCCTGCAGGTGAATTGGGCGCGATTGCGGTTAAACTGCCCCTGCCCCCGGGCACCCTGCCAACGCTATGGAATGCCGAGGAGCGATTCCGCAAATCCTATCTCAACACCTTCCCGGGTTATTACGAAACCGGCGATGCGGGCATGAAGGACGAAGACGGCTACCTGTGGATCATGGCCCGGACCGATGACGTGATCAACGTGGCCGGTCACCGGCTGTCGACCGGCGGCATGGAGGAAGTGCTGGCCGCACACCCGGATGTGGCCGAATGCGCCGTGATCGGTGTGTCGGACCAGTTGAAGGGGCAAATGCCGGTCGGCTTCCTGTGCCTGACCAAGGGGGTCAATCGCGACCATGCCGAGATCGTGCAGGAATGCGTGAAGATGGTGCGCGACCAGATCGGCCCGGTGGCTGCCTTCAAACTGGCCGTCGTGGTGGATCGTTTGCCAAAGACACGCTCGGGCAAGATCCTCCGGGCGATCATGGTGAAGATTGCGGATGGGGCCGAGTACAAGATGCCGGCCACCATCGACGATCACGCGATCCTTGACGAGATCAAGGACGCGCTGCAAACCATTGGCTATGCCAAGTAA
- a CDS encoding SPOR domain-containing protein: protein MQVKRLLACAVIAASMGIGVLQAQDMADVQVPAEFPPASYKARQYVDSRGCVYVRAGIDGNVNWVPRVSRSRKPICGFKPSLAGQSAKTTQTAAAPKSEPKQIKIEATPKPKAKPAPTRTAKGVKRPARTAKPTQVRKVPAATTATAPKTVKVIKRTAQAPKPAPKAQPKRMVKKVAAPQGQPACQGASAISRQYYRTAPGTSVRCGPQNTPHAFVVESRTARANAMRAPRGAQVTTYQSAQPAIRRAAPQPRRTVSNAQVRVVPKHVYDKQKNSTAGISVPDGYKPVWEDDRLNRRRAHQTFEGMAQMEVAWSNTVPRYLVNRKTGRDISYMYPGLQYPYTSFEDQRAAGVTIATRGRVVQPPQRVTDATARRATVSTRSVAPKAKPQQKTVRKASRPYVQVGAFRDAGQAQRAAQRLANAGLPTRMGRVTRGGQDYSMVKVGPFRTQPQLERALRKVRGKGYGQARPGN from the coding sequence ATGCAGGTGAAACGTTTACTGGCGTGTGCTGTCATCGCCGCTTCCATGGGTATCGGGGTCTTGCAGGCACAGGATATGGCCGACGTGCAGGTCCCGGCGGAATTTCCGCCCGCCTCCTACAAGGCGCGGCAATACGTCGATAGCCGCGGCTGTGTCTATGTCCGGGCCGGGATCGACGGAAATGTCAATTGGGTGCCGCGTGTCTCGCGCAGTCGTAAGCCGATCTGCGGCTTCAAACCCAGTCTGGCAGGACAATCGGCCAAGACCACGCAAACCGCCGCCGCGCCCAAATCCGAGCCGAAGCAAATCAAGATCGAGGCCACACCGAAACCCAAGGCGAAACCGGCCCCGACGCGCACGGCGAAGGGTGTCAAACGTCCGGCCCGCACAGCCAAGCCCACGCAGGTTCGCAAGGTTCCTGCGGCCACCACCGCAACCGCCCCCAAGACGGTCAAGGTGATCAAGCGCACCGCGCAGGCGCCCAAGCCTGCCCCCAAGGCACAGCCCAAGCGCATGGTCAAGAAAGTGGCCGCCCCCCAAGGGCAACCGGCCTGTCAGGGGGCAAGCGCCATTTCGCGGCAATACTACCGCACCGCGCCGGGGACCAGCGTTCGTTGCGGTCCGCAAAACACGCCACATGCCTTCGTCGTGGAAAGCCGCACCGCCCGCGCCAACGCGATGCGCGCCCCGCGCGGCGCGCAGGTCACGACCTACCAAAGCGCCCAGCCCGCGATCCGGCGAGCCGCGCCGCAACCGCGCCGGACAGTCTCCAATGCACAGGTTCGCGTTGTGCCCAAGCATGTCTATGACAAGCAGAAAAACAGTACGGCGGGTATCTCGGTGCCGGACGGTTACAAACCCGTCTGGGAGGATGATCGCCTGAATCGCCGTCGCGCGCATCAGACCTTTGAAGGCATGGCACAGATGGAGGTGGCGTGGTCCAACACCGTGCCCCGCTACCTGGTCAACCGTAAAACGGGCCGCGACATCAGCTATATGTATCCCGGTCTGCAATACCCCTACACCAGCTTCGAGGATCAGCGCGCCGCAGGTGTCACGATCGCGACCCGGGGCCGCGTCGTGCAACCGCCGCAGCGGGTGACAGATGCCACAGCGCGCCGCGCCACCGTATCAACCCGCTCGGTCGCGCCCAAGGCCAAGCCGCAACAGAAAACGGTGCGCAAGGCCAGTCGCCCTTACGTTCAGGTCGGCGCCTTCCGCGATGCCGGGCAGGCACAACGCGCGGCGCAACGTCTGGCCAATGCAGGTCTGCCCACCCGAATGGGCCGCGTGACCCGTGGGGGTCAGGACTATTCCATGGTCAAGGTCGGCCCCTTCCGTACGCAGCCACAGCTTGAACGTGCCTTGCGCAAGGTCCGTGGCAAAGGCTACGGGCAGGCGCGGCCCGGCAACTGA
- a CDS encoding phosphopentomutase: MPRAFLVVMDSVGIGGAPDAAQFFNGDTPDTGANTIAHIAKAHPGGLQLPALDALGLGASLHLASGAMAPGLSAKPTGLWGCATEVSPGKDTPTGHWELAGVPVPWQWHTFPDETPAFPPDVVEAVKRAAGTDGILGNCHASGLRIMRDLGGEHLRTGWPICYTSADSVFQIAAHEQAFGLDRLLDLCRTVAPMLHDMRVGRVIARPFVGDEDSGFRRTPNRRDFAIPPPAPTLCDWVQGAGGKVHAIGKIGDIFSMQGIDDVAKGTDAQLMSHLFDAVDNAGDHSLTLANFVEFDSLYGHPRDPSGYAQALEWFDSRIAALLPRLRDGDMLLLTADHGNDPTWHGTDHTRERVPVLIAGLGPGELGQIAFTDIAASIAAHLGVPAQGPGQNRLPPHLTRTP; this comes from the coding sequence ATGCCGCGCGCCTTCCTCGTCGTCATGGACTCCGTCGGTATCGGCGGCGCGCCCGATGCGGCGCAGTTCTTCAACGGCGATACGCCCGACACCGGCGCCAATACCATCGCCCATATCGCCAAGGCGCATCCCGGCGGGTTGCAGTTGCCCGCTCTGGATGCGCTTGGCCTTGGCGCGTCGCTACATCTGGCCTCGGGCGCCATGGCCCCCGGCCTTTCGGCCAAACCCACCGGGCTTTGGGGCTGCGCGACCGAGGTTTCGCCGGGCAAGGATACGCCCACCGGCCATTGGGAACTGGCGGGCGTTCCCGTGCCGTGGCAATGGCATACCTTCCCCGATGAAACCCCGGCCTTCCCGCCGGATGTGGTCGAAGCCGTCAAGCGGGCCGCTGGTACCGACGGCATCCTCGGCAATTGCCATGCCTCCGGCCTCAGGATCATGCGTGATCTGGGGGGCGAGCACCTGCGCACCGGCTGGCCCATCTGCTACACCTCTGCCGACAGCGTCTTTCAGATTGCCGCGCATGAGCAGGCCTTCGGCCTTGACCGCCTGCTGGATCTCTGCCGCACCGTGGCCCCCATGCTGCACGATATGCGCGTGGGCCGCGTGATTGCCCGCCCCTTCGTGGGCGACGAAGACTCCGGCTTCCGCCGCACCCCCAACCGCCGCGATTTCGCCATCCCGCCCCCCGCGCCCACGCTCTGCGATTGGGTGCAAGGGGCCGGGGGCAAGGTCCATGCCATCGGCAAAATCGGCGACATATTCTCGATGCAGGGCATCGATGACGTGGCCAAAGGCACCGATGCGCAGCTCATGTCGCACCTGTTCGATGCGGTTGACAACGCCGGGGATCACAGCCTCACCTTAGCCAATTTCGTCGAATTCGACAGCCTCTATGGCCATCCCCGCGACCCGTCGGGATATGCCCAGGCCCTCGAATGGTTCGACAGCCGCATCGCCGCCCTGCTGCCGCGCCTGCGGGATGGCGATATGCTCCTGCTCACCGCCGATCACGGCAATGACCCAACGTGGCATGGCACCGACCACACCCGCGAACGCGTGCCGGTCCTGATTGCCGGTCTGGGGCCGGGGGAGTTGGGCCAGATCGCTTTCACAGACATAGCCGCCAGCATCGCCGCCCACCTTGGCGTGCCCGCCCAAGGGCCGGGCCAAAACCGCCTGCCGCCCCATCTGACCCGAACCCCATAA
- the upp gene encoding uracil phosphoribosyltransferase, producing the protein MPDHLTIVDHPLVQHKLTVMREVATPTATFRQLLREISQLLAFEVTRDLDLTTRQIETPLCEMQAPTLAGRDPALISILRAGNGFLDGMLDLIPFARVGFVGLQRDEETLEPMQYYFKVPDRLDERAVIVVDPMLATGHSSAAAIDLLKQNGAKNIRLMCLVAAPEGVAHMHEKHPDVPLVIAALDDHLNEKGYIVPGLGDAGDRMFGTK; encoded by the coding sequence ATGCCTGATCACCTGACCATCGTCGATCACCCCCTCGTGCAGCACAAACTGACCGTGATGCGCGAGGTGGCGACCCCGACCGCCACCTTCCGCCAACTCCTGCGTGAAATCAGCCAGCTTTTGGCCTTCGAGGTCACCCGCGACCTCGACCTCACCACGCGCCAGATCGAAACGCCGCTTTGCGAGATGCAGGCCCCAACACTGGCCGGGCGTGATCCGGCCCTCATTTCGATCCTGCGGGCGGGGAATGGCTTTCTTGACGGTATGCTTGATCTCATTCCTTTTGCGCGTGTGGGCTTTGTGGGGCTCCAGCGTGACGAAGAAACGCTTGAACCCATGCAGTACTACTTCAAGGTCCCCGACCGACTGGACGAGCGTGCCGTGATCGTGGTCGATCCGATGCTGGCGACGGGCCATTCCTCGGCGGCTGCCATCGACCTTCTGAAGCAAAATGGCGCAAAGAATATCCGCCTGATGTGCCTTGTCGCCGCCCCCGAAGGCGTGGCGCACATGCACGAGAAACACCCCGATGTGCCACTCGTCATTGCCGCCCTCGACGATCACCTGAATGAGAAAGGCTATATCGTGCCGGGGCTAGGGGATGCGGGTGACCGCATGTTTGGCACAAAATAA
- a CDS encoding thymidine phosphorylase → MDARQIIAKARDGQPLGHDALNWMAQGLADHRVSDAQAAAFAMAVLLKGLSAEDRTALTLAMRDSGKVLSWPTDRPVIDKHSTGGLGDCVSLVLAPALAACGAIVPMVSGRGLGHTGGTLDKLEAIPGLTTTLTEGQFRRAIDHAGCAIVSATADIAPADRRLYAIRDVTATVESLDLITASILSKKLAAGLEGLVLDVKLGSGAFMKTPEDATALAAALVDTANAAGCKTSALITDMNQPLAPALGNALEVSEVMKVLTGQAKGRLHDLNCALGGVALSNADLAADPNTGAAQIADAIGNGHAAEHFGHMVAAMGGPVHFTDQWQRFLPEATVIMEVEAPRAGYIAAMEGEAMGLAAIILGAGRQVETDLVDPAVGIDQVLPLGAKIAKGQPLCRIHAARTDQADRAAEMLLNAITISDSAPEVPPLIHDRLG, encoded by the coding sequence ATGGATGCGCGACAGATTATCGCCAAGGCGCGCGACGGTCAGCCCCTCGGCCACGACGCCCTCAATTGGATGGCGCAAGGTTTGGCCGATCACCGCGTCAGCGATGCACAGGCCGCTGCCTTTGCCATGGCGGTTTTGCTCAAGGGGCTTTCCGCCGAAGATCGCACGGCCCTGACGCTTGCCATGCGCGATAGTGGCAAGGTTTTGTCGTGGCCGACCGACCGCCCGGTGATCGACAAGCATTCCACCGGCGGCCTTGGGGATTGCGTCAGCCTCGTGTTGGCCCCGGCGCTTGCGGCTTGCGGGGCGATCGTTCCGATGGTGTCCGGTCGCGGCCTTGGTCACACCGGCGGCACGCTGGATAAGCTTGAAGCCATCCCCGGCCTCACCACCACGCTGACCGAGGGCCAGTTCCGCCGAGCTATCGACCACGCGGGCTGCGCCATTGTTTCGGCCACAGCTGATATCGCCCCCGCCGACCGGCGGCTTTATGCCATCCGCGATGTCACCGCCACGGTCGAAAGCCTTGACCTGATCACTGCCTCGATCCTGTCCAAGAAGCTCGCCGCAGGGCTTGAGGGGCTGGTCTTGGATGTCAAACTCGGCTCTGGCGCGTTCATGAAAACACCCGAGGACGCGACGGCCCTTGCCGCCGCCCTTGTCGATACCGCCAATGCCGCAGGTTGCAAGACAAGCGCCCTGATTACCGATATGAACCAGCCGCTGGCCCCCGCCTTGGGCAACGCCCTTGAAGTGTCCGAGGTGATGAAGGTGCTCACCGGACAGGCGAAAGGGCGGCTTCATGATCTTAACTGCGCACTGGGTGGTGTGGCGCTGTCCAATGCCGATCTGGCCGCCGATCCCAACACCGGGGCCGCGCAAATCGCTGATGCGATTGGAAATGGCCACGCCGCCGAGCATTTCGGCCACATGGTTGCCGCTATGGGCGGGCCGGTGCATTTCACCGATCAATGGCAACGCTTTCTGCCCGAAGCGACCGTGATCATGGAGGTTGAGGCCCCTCGCGCGGGCTATATCGCCGCGATGGAAGGCGAGGCGATGGGCCTTGCCGCCATCATCCTTGGCGCGGGCCGACAGGTGGAAACCGATCTTGTCGATCCCGCCGTGGGTATTGATCAGGTCCTGCCGCTGGGAGCGAAAATCGCCAAGGGGCAACCCTTGTGCCGCATCCATGCCGCCCGCACCGATCAAGCCGACCGCGCCGCCGAGATGCTATTGAACGCCATCACCATCAGCGACAGCGCCCCCGAGGTGCCGCCGCTGATCCATGACAGGTTGGGCTGA